A genomic window from Providencia alcalifaciens includes:
- a CDS encoding DUF1435 family protein — MGTSVSKATGLRRIGAGLWGVFAVVLLSIMYLLSNMGFEPLKVAMITLMIATAGMLFNRGSRRLLIIPAVMSLGCFLLIFIMRT, encoded by the coding sequence ATGGGAACTAGCGTATCAAAAGCAACTGGGTTGCGGCGTATTGGCGCTGGTTTGTGGGGCGTCTTCGCGGTGGTGTTACTGAGTATTATGTATTTACTGAGCAATATGGGGTTTGAGCCACTGAAAGTGGCGATGATCACGTTGATGATTGCGACAGCGGGCATGCTGTTTAATCGTGGCTCACGGCGTTTATTAATTATTCCGGCAGTGATGTCTTTAGGCTGTTTTTTGCTGATTTTTATTATGCGAACCTAA
- the rsmC gene encoding 16S rRNA (guanine(1207)-N(2))-methyltransferase RsmC has product MSLLTPASEVIQRHLEHFIDRHVLLAGDIQDELGAILEAASVRVLTNQYHRWKNLQPALGENILFASTATAEFVQPCDTLIYFWSKNKQEAAFQLDDLCTHLATGSQIFIVGENRSGVKSAEAIMEGIATLQKIDSARRCGLYYGELEQPTEFDIKRWWRNYQVDNVKIHALPGVFSHNELDIGSDLLLSTLTEPMSGNVLDLACGNGVLAAVIGSQNPDVTLTLSDVSASAIDSATATLAANNLTGKVIPSDVYSDVNDKFDWIISNPPFHDGINTSYNAVETLIFQAPKHLKKGGRLRIVANAFLPYPDLLDKAFGGHVVLAKTGKFKVYEAIKR; this is encoded by the coding sequence ATGTCATTACTGACACCCGCCAGCGAAGTTATTCAACGCCATTTAGAGCACTTTATCGATCGTCATGTTCTTTTGGCAGGGGATATTCAGGATGAACTGGGCGCAATTTTAGAAGCCGCCAGTGTGCGTGTTCTCACTAACCAGTATCATCGCTGGAAAAACTTACAGCCAGCATTGGGTGAAAATATTCTGTTTGCTTCGACAGCAACCGCGGAATTTGTTCAACCTTGTGATACCTTAATTTACTTTTGGTCTAAGAACAAACAAGAAGCGGCATTCCAACTTGATGACTTATGTACCCATCTGGCTACCGGCAGCCAAATTTTTATCGTCGGCGAAAATCGTAGCGGCGTAAAAAGTGCCGAAGCAATTATGGAAGGGATTGCGACACTGCAAAAAATTGACTCCGCACGCCGTTGTGGGCTCTATTATGGTGAATTAGAGCAACCAACTGAATTTGATATTAAACGCTGGTGGCGTAACTATCAGGTTGATAACGTGAAAATTCATGCACTTCCAGGTGTATTCAGCCATAACGAGTTAGACATCGGCAGTGATTTGCTGCTTTCCACATTGACGGAGCCAATGAGCGGAAATGTGCTTGATCTGGCGTGTGGTAACGGCGTACTCGCTGCGGTTATCGGCTCACAAAATCCGGATGTCACCTTAACCCTGAGTGATGTCAGTGCATCCGCGATTGATTCCGCCACTGCAACGCTCGCGGCCAACAACCTCACCGGAAAAGTGATCCCTAGCGACGTCTATTCCGATGTTAATGATAAATTTGATTGGATCATTTCTAATCCACCGTTCCATGATGGAATCAACACCAGTTATAACGCGGTAGAAACGCTTATTTTCCAAGCACCTAAGCACCTGAAAAAAGGCGGTCGCTTACGTATCGTCGCGAATGCATTTTTACCTTATCCTGACTTACTGGATAAAGCGTTTGGCGGTCATGTGGTTCTGGCTAAGACAGGTAAATTCAAAGTTTACGAAGCTATTAAGCGCTAA
- a CDS encoding DNA polymerase III subunit psi: protein MTRRDRLLEQMGITQWMVRNPTVLRGERGVRIPESTKLIIITDENLDLNSQLLKDIFLTMKVDEIDIVCINSEQLKLIPTPITIPCWVIGDGIHPEGSKVTFISPVLSELIASSNAKQALWKQIYQYDENFNTQAI from the coding sequence ATGACACGACGTGACAGACTTTTAGAACAAATGGGGATCACTCAATGGATGGTGAGAAATCCGACTGTGTTACGTGGTGAACGTGGTGTACGCATTCCTGAGTCGACTAAGCTTATTATTATCACTGATGAGAACCTTGATTTAAACAGCCAGCTGCTAAAAGATATTTTTCTCACAATGAAGGTCGATGAGATTGACATTGTGTGCATTAATTCCGAACAGCTCAAACTCATTCCAACACCAATAACAATACCTTGTTGGGTGATAGGGGATGGTATTCATCCCGAAGGTTCAAAAGTCACATTTATTTCTCCTGTTTTGTCTGAACTGATAGCAAGCAGCAATGCTAAACAGGCACTATGGAAACAAATTTATCAATATGATGAAAATTTCAACACTCAAGCAATCTGA